One segment of Chelmon rostratus isolate fCheRos1 chromosome 17, fCheRos1.pri, whole genome shotgun sequence DNA contains the following:
- the ifnphi3 gene encoding interferon phi 3: MMLSSVFVLLLQVCSLRLMVGAVPTCQLQGELVLSTHHLLSDLGGTFPVHCLQYKHNISFPGSAFPAATASHPQCRQALWVVYESLREAGLMFEDHGLPVGEGGLTWDEKKLEDFRNVQDRLLEEGSCLSRVDASGVLSPYFRNVTAVLQQQDAADCGWTSLRRDLLWVLKSALQTHKGCLTWRKAN; the protein is encoded by the exons ATGATGCTGTCTTCAgtcttcgtcctcctcctgcaggtctgCAGCCTCCGGTTGATGGTGGGTGCCGTGCCGACCTGCCAGCTGCAGGGAGAACTGGTCCTGTCAACTCACCACCTGCTCAGTGACCTG GGGGGGACATTTCCTGTCCACTGCCtgcaatacaaacacaacatttccttCCCGGGCTCCGCCTTCCCTGCTGCCACAGCCAGTCACCCTCAG TGCCGCCAAGCATTGTGGGTGGTGTATGAGTCATTGCGGGAGGCGGGGCTAATGTTCGAAGATCACGGCTTGCCTGTTGGAGAGGGCGGACTTACCTGGGACGAAAAGAAACTCGAGGACTTCCGAAATGTGCAGGACCGACTGCTGGAAGAGGGAAGCTGT ttgtCCAGAGTTGATGCTTCAGGTGTTTTATCTCCTTACTTCAGGAATGTGACAGCCGTCCTTCAGCAGCAG GACGCCGCTGATTGTGGTTGGACGTCTCTGAGGAGAGATCTGCTCTGGGTCCTAAAGTCCGcccttcaaacacacaaaggttGTTTAACCTGGAGAAAAGCCAACTGA